A single region of the Malus sylvestris chromosome 8, drMalSylv7.2, whole genome shotgun sequence genome encodes:
- the LOC126632449 gene encoding mechanosensitive ion channel protein 8-like isoform X2, whose translation MAAREGQVLPKIDGGDASSSKETETAPNVDGEAAPRSPIIHGSPENPTESVRRRSRDLPGASSSPAGAPEIVRCSPNASPRSSWKPPVSKTKSRLFDPPPEEACLKSDRAVGSGRTPRRDDDASAFDDDDLEDIPDEYKKIKFDALTLVQWVSLVIVIAALVCNLWIPVIKKKTLWNLPLWKWEILVLALICGRLVSGWGIRVIVFLVERNFLLRKRVLYFVYGLRRSVQNCLWLGLVLLVWRLIFDKKVEEKTKHRILPYVTKILEALFTQYVFETLSGPPMFERQHTREEEKAAAAEIREFQKAGVAMPRDLRATLFPRTRSGRVVGSGSHNSPRVGKSPAVSRPMSESQDEEIPVDHLQKLNQKNVSAWSMRRMVNIIRHGSLTTLDEQILNSNVGDESSLKITTECQAKEAARKIFMRVAKPGFPHICLEDLMRFMNKDEALKTLHLFGAASEHDKIGKTALKNWVVNAFKERRALALSLTDTKTAVDELHKIINVLVSIVIVIIWLIILGVHVSHYLLLISSQLLLLAFIFGNTCKMVFEAIIFLFVRHPFDVGDRCEVDGVQMVVEEMNILTTVFLKYDNQKIIYPNSVLATKGIANYHRSPDTVEFIDFCVHIATPMEKVATMKERLKKYMKSRKDHWHDDPLLVTRDVLDLNRLMISVWPTHKMNYQDIEERWRRRSLLVEEMIKVFRELDIEYRLLPIDINVRAMPSLTSDRRPSNWTTSAPKPAS comes from the exons ATGGCAGCGAGGGAAGGACAAGTTCTACCCAAGATCGACGGCGGTGATGCTTCTTCCAGCAAAGAAACAGAGACTGCACCAAATGTCGACGGAGAAGCAGCTCCAAGGTCGCCAATAATTCACGGCTCCCCAGAGAACCCTACTGAATCAGTCCGACGGAGAAGCAGAGATCTGCCGGGAGCTTCCTCCAGCCCGGCCGGAGCTCCCGAGATTGTCCGATGCAGCCCCAATGCCTCCCCCCGAAGCTCCTGGAAACCGCCGGTGAGCAAGACCAAGTCCAGGCTGTTCGACCCACCACCTGAGGAAGCGTGTCTCAAATCGGACAGAGCTGTGGGCTCCGGACGAACTCCGCGGAGAGATGACGACGCTTCGGCTTTCGATGACGACGACCTCGAAGACATTCCAGATGAGTATAAGAAGATCAAGTTCGATGCCCTCACATTGGTTCAGTGGGTGAGTCTTGTTATCGTTATAGCTGCTTTAGTTTGCAATCTATGGATTCCCGTAATAAAGAAGAAAACTTTGTGGAATCTTCCGCTGTGGAAGTGGGAAATTCTGGTTCTGGCGTTGATTTGTGGTCGTTTGGTTTCGGGTTGGGGAATTCGGGTGATTGTGTTCCTTGTAGAGCGAAATTTCTTGTTGCGAAAACGGGTTTTGTATTTCGTATACGGTTTAAGGAGATCTGTTCAGAATTGTCTGTGGTTAGGATTGGTTTTGTTGGTATGGCGCTTGATTTTTGATAAGAAGGTGGAGGAGAAGACCAAGCATAGGATTTTGCCTTATGTGACCAAGATTTTG GAGGCTTTGTTCACTCAGTATGTGTTTGAGACGCTATCTGGTCCCCCTATGTTTGAAAGGCAACACACACGGGAAGAGGAAAAGGCCGCGGCAGCTGAGATTAGGGAGTTTCAGAAGGCCGGGGTTGCTATGCCTCGTGATCTCAGGGCAACTCTTTTTCCGAGGACAAGGAGTGGGAGAGttgtagggagtggaagccataATAGCCCCAGAGTAGGGAAGAGTCCCGCGGTTTCTAGGCCAATGTCTGAGAGCCAAGATGAGGAGATCCCGGTTGATCACTTGCAAAAGCTAAATCAGAAGAATGTGTCGGCCTGGAGTATGAGGAGGATGGTAAACATCATACGGCACGGGTCCTTAACCACTCTAGATGAACAAATACTGAACTCCAATGTGGGAGATGAGTCTTCTTTGAAGATTACAACTGAATGTCAAGCAAAAGAGGCAGCCAGGAAGATATTCATGAGAGTAGCCAAGCCAGGGTTCCC ACACATTTGCCTGGAGGATTTGATGCGGTTTATGAATAAAGATGAAGCTTTGAAGACGCTTCATCTCTTTGGTGCAGCAAGTGAACATGACAAAATCGGGAAGACCGCTCTTAAAAATTGGGTG GTCAATGcatttaaagaaagaagagcacTAGCATTGTCTTTGACTGATACAAAAACAGCTGTGGACGAActccataaaattataaatgtCCTTGTATCTATTGTCATTGTGATAATCTGGCTAATTATTCTTGGGGTTCATGTCAGCCACTACCTTCTCTTAATAAGCTCCCAGCTTCTTTTGCTTGCATTCATCTTTGGGAACACATGTAAGATGGTTTTTGAAGCAATCATCTTTCTATTTGTAAGGCATCCGTTTGATGTGGGTGATCGCTGTGAAGTGGATGGAGTCCAG ATGGTAGTTGAAGAGATGAATATATTAACTACAGTCTTTCTGAAGTATGATAACCAGAAGATCATATACCCTAACAGTGTTCTTGCGACCAAGGGAATTGCTAATTATCATCGTAGTCCTGACACGGTTGAATTTATTGATTTCTGTGTTCATATCGCAACTCCTATGGAGAAGGTGGCCACTATGAAAGAAAGACTAAAGAA GTATATGAAAAGCAGGAAGGATCACTGGCATGATGATCCGTTGCTGGTCACAAGGGATGTGCTGGATTTGAACAGACTGATGATATCGGTATGGCCGACACACAAGATGAACTATCAGGACATAGAGGAGAGATGGAGGAGGAGAAGCCTTTTGGTCGAAGAGATGATCAAAGTATTCAGAGAGCTCGATATTGAGTACCGGTTACTGCCTATTGACATCAACGTCCGAGCCATGCCAAGTTTAACCTCTGACAGACGTCCTTCAAATTGGACAACCAGTGCCCCGAAGCCAGCAAGTTAA
- the LOC126632887 gene encoding uncharacterized protein LOC126632887, protein MNYFSSPSIPTLSLSDQQHLLEKLQVFNIQGRDKHGRNVLLIVGKFFPARSVTNEAVNKYLEEKIFPKLGEKAFFSVVYVHTDVNRGDNFPGISTLRSIYEAIPTAVKDRLQAVYFLHPRLQAKLFLATFGRLLFTGGLYKKLKYVQRLEFLWNQVRRNEVEIPEFVHDYDEELEYRPIMDYGLESDHPRVYEASSFASSTTSSMLDWPGVSMYSMRCIA, encoded by the exons atgaattaTTTTTCTTCCCCTTCTATACCAACACTCTCTCTGTCAGACCAGCAACACCTCCTTGAGAAACTTCAAGTGTTTAACATCCAAGGCCGGGACAAACATGGTCGAAACGTTCTTCTCATCGTCGGAAAGTTCTTTCCAG CTCGAAGCGTGACGAACGAGGCTGTGAACAAGTACTTGGAGGAGAAAATATTCCCAAAGTTAGGGGAAAAGGCTTTCTTCTCGGTGGTGTACGTGCACACAGATGTGAATCGCGGTGACAACTTTCCCGGAATTTCAACCCTCCGATCCATCTACGAGGCAATTCCGACCGCTGTCAAGGATCGGCTTCAAGCTGTTTACTTTCTCCACCCGAGATTGCAGGCCAAGCTCTTCCTCGCCACCTTTGGTCGTCTCCTTTTCACCGGAGG GTTGTACAAGAAGCTAAAATATGTGCAAAGGCTGGAGTTTCTATGGAACCAGGTGCGGAGGAATGAGGTGGAGATTCCGGAGTTTGTGCACGATTATGATGAGGAGCTGGAGTACCGTCCGATCATGGACTATGGATTAGAGAGTGATCACCCCAGAGTCTACGAAGCTTCCTCTTTTGCGTCTTCTACGACGTCGTCTATGCTGGATTGGCCTGGTGTTTCCATGTACTCCATGCGTTGTATTGCCTAG
- the LOC126632459 gene encoding glutathione S-transferase-like → MATPVKVYGPPLSTAVSRVLACLHEKGVDYQLISVNMAKGEHKKPDYLKIQPFGQVPAFEDEDISLFESRAICRYICNKYADKGNKGLYGMNPLAKASIDQWLEAEGQSFSPPSSTLVFQLAFAPRMKLKQDEGVIRQNEEKLAKVLDVYEKRLGGSRFLAGDEFSLADLSHLPNTQYLVNATDRGELITSRENVGRWWSEISSRESWQKVVEMQKPT, encoded by the exons ATGGCGACTCCGGTGAAGGTGTACGGACCACCGTTATCGACGGCGGTGTCAAGAGTGTTGGCCTGTCTCCATGAGAAAGGGGTGGACTATCAGCTCATTTCCGTCAACATGGCCAAAGGCGAGCACAAGAAGCCCGACTACCTCAAGATTCAG CCATTCGGACAAGTACCAGCTTTTGAAGACGAAGACATCTCCCTCTTCG AATCCAGAGCCATATGCCGGTACATATGTAACAAGTATGCAGATAAGGGAAACAAGGGTTTGTACGGAATGAATCCATTGGCAAAAGCCTCAATAGATCAGTGGCTGGAGGCCGAAGGGCAGAGCTTCAGCCCTCCGAGCTCAACGCTGGTGTTTCAGCTAGCATTCGCGCCGAGAATGAAGCTGAAGCAAGACGAGGGAGTGATAAGGCAGAACGAAGAGAAGCTTGCCAAGGTGCTGGATGTGTACGAAAAGAGGCTGGGGGGGAGCCGGTTCTTGGCGGGGGATGAATTCTCGCTGGCTGATCTGTCGCACTTGCCCAACACGCAGTACCTGGTGAATGCCACGGACAGGGGAGAGCTGATTACTTCGAGAGAGAATGTGGGAAGGTGGTGGTCTGAGATATCGAGCCGGGAGTCGTGGCAGAAGGTGGTTGAGATGCAAAAGCCTACTTAA
- the LOC126632449 gene encoding mechanosensitive ion channel protein 8-like isoform X1 gives MAAREGQVLPKIDGGDASSSKETETAPNVDGEAAPRSPIIHGSPENPTESVRRRSRDLPGASSSPAGAPEIVRCSPNASPRSSWKPPVSKTKSRLFDPPPEEACLKSDRAVGSGRTPRRDDDASAFDDDDLEDIPDEYKKIKFDALTLVQWVSLVIVIAALVCNLWIPVIKKKTLWNLPLWKWEILVLALICGRLVSGWGIRVIVFLVERNFLLRKRVLYFVYGLRRSVQNCLWLGLVLLVWRLIFDKKVEEKTKHRILPYVTKILVCFLFMTLIWLLKTILVKVLALYFHVNAFFDRIQEALFTQYVFETLSGPPMFERQHTREEEKAAAAEIREFQKAGVAMPRDLRATLFPRTRSGRVVGSGSHNSPRVGKSPAVSRPMSESQDEEIPVDHLQKLNQKNVSAWSMRRMVNIIRHGSLTTLDEQILNSNVGDESSLKITTECQAKEAARKIFMRVAKPGFPHICLEDLMRFMNKDEALKTLHLFGAASEHDKIGKTALKNWVVNAFKERRALALSLTDTKTAVDELHKIINVLVSIVIVIIWLIILGVHVSHYLLLISSQLLLLAFIFGNTCKMVFEAIIFLFVRHPFDVGDRCEVDGVQMVVEEMNILTTVFLKYDNQKIIYPNSVLATKGIANYHRSPDTVEFIDFCVHIATPMEKVATMKERLKKYMKSRKDHWHDDPLLVTRDVLDLNRLMISVWPTHKMNYQDIEERWRRRSLLVEEMIKVFRELDIEYRLLPIDINVRAMPSLTSDRRPSNWTTSAPKPAS, from the exons ATGGCAGCGAGGGAAGGACAAGTTCTACCCAAGATCGACGGCGGTGATGCTTCTTCCAGCAAAGAAACAGAGACTGCACCAAATGTCGACGGAGAAGCAGCTCCAAGGTCGCCAATAATTCACGGCTCCCCAGAGAACCCTACTGAATCAGTCCGACGGAGAAGCAGAGATCTGCCGGGAGCTTCCTCCAGCCCGGCCGGAGCTCCCGAGATTGTCCGATGCAGCCCCAATGCCTCCCCCCGAAGCTCCTGGAAACCGCCGGTGAGCAAGACCAAGTCCAGGCTGTTCGACCCACCACCTGAGGAAGCGTGTCTCAAATCGGACAGAGCTGTGGGCTCCGGACGAACTCCGCGGAGAGATGACGACGCTTCGGCTTTCGATGACGACGACCTCGAAGACATTCCAGATGAGTATAAGAAGATCAAGTTCGATGCCCTCACATTGGTTCAGTGGGTGAGTCTTGTTATCGTTATAGCTGCTTTAGTTTGCAATCTATGGATTCCCGTAATAAAGAAGAAAACTTTGTGGAATCTTCCGCTGTGGAAGTGGGAAATTCTGGTTCTGGCGTTGATTTGTGGTCGTTTGGTTTCGGGTTGGGGAATTCGGGTGATTGTGTTCCTTGTAGAGCGAAATTTCTTGTTGCGAAAACGGGTTTTGTATTTCGTATACGGTTTAAGGAGATCTGTTCAGAATTGTCTGTGGTTAGGATTGGTTTTGTTGGTATGGCGCTTGATTTTTGATAAGAAGGTGGAGGAGAAGACCAAGCATAGGATTTTGCCTTATGTGACCAAGATTTTGGTATGTTTTCTTTTTATGACATTGATTTGGCTGCTGAAGACAATACTTGTTAAGGTTCTTGCCTTGTATTTCCATGTCAACGCCTTTTTCGACCGGATCCAGGAGGCTTTGTTCACTCAGTATGTGTTTGAGACGCTATCTGGTCCCCCTATGTTTGAAAGGCAACACACACGGGAAGAGGAAAAGGCCGCGGCAGCTGAGATTAGGGAGTTTCAGAAGGCCGGGGTTGCTATGCCTCGTGATCTCAGGGCAACTCTTTTTCCGAGGACAAGGAGTGGGAGAGttgtagggagtggaagccataATAGCCCCAGAGTAGGGAAGAGTCCCGCGGTTTCTAGGCCAATGTCTGAGAGCCAAGATGAGGAGATCCCGGTTGATCACTTGCAAAAGCTAAATCAGAAGAATGTGTCGGCCTGGAGTATGAGGAGGATGGTAAACATCATACGGCACGGGTCCTTAACCACTCTAGATGAACAAATACTGAACTCCAATGTGGGAGATGAGTCTTCTTTGAAGATTACAACTGAATGTCAAGCAAAAGAGGCAGCCAGGAAGATATTCATGAGAGTAGCCAAGCCAGGGTTCCC ACACATTTGCCTGGAGGATTTGATGCGGTTTATGAATAAAGATGAAGCTTTGAAGACGCTTCATCTCTTTGGTGCAGCAAGTGAACATGACAAAATCGGGAAGACCGCTCTTAAAAATTGGGTG GTCAATGcatttaaagaaagaagagcacTAGCATTGTCTTTGACTGATACAAAAACAGCTGTGGACGAActccataaaattataaatgtCCTTGTATCTATTGTCATTGTGATAATCTGGCTAATTATTCTTGGGGTTCATGTCAGCCACTACCTTCTCTTAATAAGCTCCCAGCTTCTTTTGCTTGCATTCATCTTTGGGAACACATGTAAGATGGTTTTTGAAGCAATCATCTTTCTATTTGTAAGGCATCCGTTTGATGTGGGTGATCGCTGTGAAGTGGATGGAGTCCAG ATGGTAGTTGAAGAGATGAATATATTAACTACAGTCTTTCTGAAGTATGATAACCAGAAGATCATATACCCTAACAGTGTTCTTGCGACCAAGGGAATTGCTAATTATCATCGTAGTCCTGACACGGTTGAATTTATTGATTTCTGTGTTCATATCGCAACTCCTATGGAGAAGGTGGCCACTATGAAAGAAAGACTAAAGAA GTATATGAAAAGCAGGAAGGATCACTGGCATGATGATCCGTTGCTGGTCACAAGGGATGTGCTGGATTTGAACAGACTGATGATATCGGTATGGCCGACACACAAGATGAACTATCAGGACATAGAGGAGAGATGGAGGAGGAGAAGCCTTTTGGTCGAAGAGATGATCAAAGTATTCAGAGAGCTCGATATTGAGTACCGGTTACTGCCTATTGACATCAACGTCCGAGCCATGCCAAGTTTAACCTCTGACAGACGTCCTTCAAATTGGACAACCAGTGCCCCGAAGCCAGCAAGTTAA
- the LOC126632454 gene encoding high mobility group B protein 9 isoform X2, whose protein sequence is MSPVVRREQVLQGVHYPAPLATHEEVVKDAVVFWDTLRRFHFKINTTKFMVPVIGGKELDLHVLYLEVTRRGGFEKVVAEKKWREVVHFFRTQGPLSTLTPSPSSSEKPEPALVEYSPKGKGAKGTKPVNDCPVSVTDEGTGTIDGKFNCGYLVTVKLGSEILRGVLYHSNQQTLAGPPNPTPSPEPVNAIVPYTSTKSVRVAGSRRRRSRRRTDPNHPKPNRSGYNFFFAETHFKLKSLYPNREREFTKMIGESWNKLPAEERLVYQNIGLQDKARYKRELKEYKESLQLKIQTGHGN, encoded by the exons ATGTCGCCGGTGGTAAGGAGAGAGCAGGTTCTGCAGGGTGTGCATTATCCAGCACCACTTGCCACTCACGAGGAGGTTGTGAAGGACGCTGTTGTTTTCTGGGACACTCTCCGGCGCTTCCATTTCAAGATCAACACCACCAAGTTTAT GGTTCCTGTGATTGGAGGGAAGGAGCTAGATTTGCACGTGTTATATTTAGAGGTAACAAGGAGGGGTGGCTTTGAGAAG GTAGTTGCAGAGAAGAAATGGAGGGAAGTG GTTCACTTTTTTAGGACACAGGGTCCTTTATCTACCCTCACACCCTCACCCTCATCCTCAG AGAAACCAGAACCGGCGCTGGTGGAATATTCTCCCAAAGGTAAAGGTGCCAAAGGAACCAAACCCGTAAATGATTGTCCGGTTTCGGTCACTGATGAAG gTACTGGAACAATTGATGGGAAATTCAATTGCGGCTATCTCGTAACGGTGAAGTTGGGTTCGGAGATTCTCCGTGGAGTACTCTACCACTCTAACCAGCAGACTCTAGCCGGTCCTCCTAATCCAACTCCATCCCCCGAACCTGTCAATGCCATTGTACCCTACACGTCCACAAAATCTGTTCGTGTTGCAGGTTCAAGGAGGAGGAGATCAAGGAGGAGGACAGACcccaaccacccaaaacctaACCGGAGCGGCTACAATTTCTTCTTTGCAGAAACGCATTTCAAGCTCAAGTCCCTTTACCCAAACAGAGAGAGGGAGTTTACCAAGATGATTGGCGAGTCTTGGAACAAACTCCCTGCAGAAGAGAGGCTG gtTTACCAGAATATTGGGCTGCAAGACAAAGCAAGATACAAGAGAGAGTTGAAAGAGTACAAGGAAAGTTTGCAGCTCAAGATTCAGACAGGCCATGGAAACTAA
- the LOC126632461 gene encoding U11/U12 small nuclear ribonucleoprotein 25 kDa protein produces the protein MESDAKGKAEISVEGYKESNIKKARLQSTLAALVNDPILSDVPKKPTLSDVDTLISLELGSAMRISVLKLDGTSFDVAVMNSAMVKDLKLAIRKKINEMEQSKMGHRHISWKHVWRNFCLSYHNEKLLDDNAPVQHFGIHNHSQVHFVPYIALKDSRKHSKRRRHRFFHGLSKLS, from the exons ATGGAGTCGGATGCGAAGGGGAAGGCGGAGATAAGCGtggaaggatacaaggaaagcAACATAAAGAAGGCCAGGTTGCAGTCGACGCTTGCTGCCCTTGTCAATGATCCTATACTTTCCGACGTTCCCAAAAAACCAACCTTATCCGACGTCGACACTCTCATCAGCCTCGAATTGGGCAGCGCCATGCGCATCTCCGTCCTCAAGCTCGACGGCACTTCCTTCG ATGTGGCAGTGATGAATTCTGCTATGGTGAAGGACCTTAAGCTTGCAATCAGGAAGAAAATCAATGAGATGGAGCAATCCAAGATGGGTCACCGTCACATTTCATG GAAGCACGTTTGGAGGAATTTTTGCCTCTCATACCACAATGAGAAGCTACTTGATGACAATGCTCCAGTTCAGCATTTTGGCATACACAATCATTCTCAG GTGCATTTTGTTCCTTATATTGCTCTCAAGGATTCTCGTAAGCATTCGAAGAGGAGGAGACACCGCTTCTTTCACGGCCTCAGCAAGCTTTCTTGA
- the LOC126632460 gene encoding mediator of RNA polymerase II transcription subunit 30-like, with protein MEEKDANELTASPQTTQELAMEGQKHLGETIEAAFQILSSMNDELCNPTLWSSTGTASSNAANGPSSHSNGVNNGDSSSSENTSSHYHGDLVGAGGPGTGGALEEARFRYKKSVGLLRAVLAAIPKSQKATYKTSSTAVGSESPADEAEIEKLDERATNLRKELANKNLYIKFLIDQLRDLITDISTWQSPCSV; from the exons ATGGAAGAGAAGGATGCCAATGAATTAACAGCAAGCCCTCAGACGACGCAAGAGCTAGCAATGGAAGGCCAGAAGCATCTAGGAGAAACCATCGAGGCAGCTTTCCAGATCCTCTCCTCCATGAACGACGAGCTCTGCAACCCCACCTTGTGGTCCTCCACCGGCACCGCCTCCTCTAACGCTGCAAATGGCCCTTCCTCCCACTCTAATGGCGTCAATAACGGCGATTCGTCTTCTTCTGAAAACACTTCTTCCCATTACCATGGAGACTTGGTTGGCGCTGGTGGTCCTGGCACCGGTGGAGCTCTTGAGGAGGCTCGATTTCGGTATAAGAAATCTGTGGGCTTGCTTCGTGCCGTTCTCGCCGCAATTCCCAAATCTCAGAAG GCAACATACAAAACTAGTTCAACTGCAGTCGGTTCAGAATCACCGGCAGATGAAGCTGAAATTGAGAAGTTAGATGAGCGAGCCACCAATTTGAGAAAG gaGCTTGCGAACAAGAATTTGTATATCAAATTTCTAATAGATCAACTACGGGATCTTATCACTGACATATCAACTTGGCAAAGTCCTTGTTCCGTCTGA
- the LOC126632454 gene encoding high mobility group B protein 9 isoform X1 gives MSPVVRREQVLQGVHYPAPLATHEEVVKDAVVFWDTLRRFHFKINTTKFMVPVIGGKELDLHVLYLEVTRRGGFEKVVAEKKWREVVGVFMFSPTTTSASFVLRKHYSTLLYHYEQVHFFRTQGPLSTLTPSPSSSEKPEPALVEYSPKGKGAKGTKPVNDCPVSVTDEGTGTIDGKFNCGYLVTVKLGSEILRGVLYHSNQQTLAGPPNPTPSPEPVNAIVPYTSTKSVRVAGSRRRRSRRRTDPNHPKPNRSGYNFFFAETHFKLKSLYPNREREFTKMIGESWNKLPAEERLVYQNIGLQDKARYKRELKEYKESLQLKIQTGHGN, from the exons ATGTCGCCGGTGGTAAGGAGAGAGCAGGTTCTGCAGGGTGTGCATTATCCAGCACCACTTGCCACTCACGAGGAGGTTGTGAAGGACGCTGTTGTTTTCTGGGACACTCTCCGGCGCTTCCATTTCAAGATCAACACCACCAAGTTTAT GGTTCCTGTGATTGGAGGGAAGGAGCTAGATTTGCACGTGTTATATTTAGAGGTAACAAGGAGGGGTGGCTTTGAGAAG GTAGTTGCAGAGAAGAAATGGAGGGAAGTGGTAGGTGTTTTCATGTTCTCCCCAACAACAACAAGCGCTTCGTTTGTGTTGAGGAAACACTACTCAACCCTTCTTTACCATTACGAACAGGTTCACTTTTTTAGGACACAGGGTCCTTTATCTACCCTCACACCCTCACCCTCATCCTCAG AGAAACCAGAACCGGCGCTGGTGGAATATTCTCCCAAAGGTAAAGGTGCCAAAGGAACCAAACCCGTAAATGATTGTCCGGTTTCGGTCACTGATGAAG gTACTGGAACAATTGATGGGAAATTCAATTGCGGCTATCTCGTAACGGTGAAGTTGGGTTCGGAGATTCTCCGTGGAGTACTCTACCACTCTAACCAGCAGACTCTAGCCGGTCCTCCTAATCCAACTCCATCCCCCGAACCTGTCAATGCCATTGTACCCTACACGTCCACAAAATCTGTTCGTGTTGCAGGTTCAAGGAGGAGGAGATCAAGGAGGAGGACAGACcccaaccacccaaaacctaACCGGAGCGGCTACAATTTCTTCTTTGCAGAAACGCATTTCAAGCTCAAGTCCCTTTACCCAAACAGAGAGAGGGAGTTTACCAAGATGATTGGCGAGTCTTGGAACAAACTCCCTGCAGAAGAGAGGCTG gtTTACCAGAATATTGGGCTGCAAGACAAAGCAAGATACAAGAGAGAGTTGAAAGAGTACAAGGAAAGTTTGCAGCTCAAGATTCAGACAGGCCATGGAAACTAA